ATTTTGGCGGAGAAATGGGAACGCATGAAATCAAAAGGAATGAAGCCGCGTGCCATTCGCGCGATGATTGTAGGTATTCCGAACGTCGGAAAATCAACGCTAATCAACCGTTTAGCGAAGAAAAACCTTGCGAAAACGGGAAATATGCCAGGTGTGACAAAAGCACAGCAATGGATTAAAGTCGGCAAGGAAATTGAACTTCTTGATACGCCAGGTATTTTATGGCCGAAGTTTGAAGACCAGGAAGTCGGCTACAAGCTTGCATTAACTGGTGCGATCAAAGATACCATTACGAATATGGAAGACCTGGCTGTATATGGCCTGCGTTTTTTAGAAAAACACTATCCAACGCGCATGGATGAACGTTATAAAATTTCATCCGTATCCGAAGAACTGGTTGAGACATTTGATGCAATCGGAAAGCTGCGCCGAGTGTTTGGACAAGGCGGAGAGATTGACTACGATCAAGTGTCGGTATTAGTTGTACGCGACATTCGTGAACAGAATCTTGGAAAACTCACATTTGATTTTGTTTCCGAGCAACTTGAAAAAGAGCAATTGGAAGAAGCGATTGCCCTGGAAAACGAAGAGCGCCGTAAGAAAACAGCTGCGCTAAATCGCCAGAAAAAGCAAGAAAGCAACGAATAAAGTGGAATAACAGATAGTCAAAACCTTTTTCATTTATTTGAGAAAGGTTTTTTCTTTTATAATAAGAAAAGTAGACGATATAACAGTAAGATTGAGAGAAAGTAAAATTAGATAAAAAGCCAAGTTGATTGGAATGGAGGGGGCGAGTGTTCGTGCTGACGGTTTCACCTTTCGCACTGTTAAAACACTAGCTGACGGCTAGCGCCTTTCGCTACAAGATTTTCTCTGTGACGAAAGCGTTAGCGACAGTCACAAGCAAGCTTCCTGCGGGAACAGCAAAATTTATTTTGCGACGAAAGCGAAGCGACAGGAGCACCGAGGGAGAGACTACAGGCTCGAGCCGTGCCCGCGGAAAGCGTCCGCCCCGGAATGGAAATCAACTCTAGATTAAGAAACGGAAGTAATAGATTTGAGGACTTTATATGAAAACAATTAAAGAGATTACAGAAGCATTAAAAACAGCAGCACAAATCGAGCCATGGATGGATGATATCGTAAAGGATGAACGGGCAGGTGTTCAAAAAGCATGGATGCAATTTCAAAAGCGTCTGGAAAAGATAGAAGCACTCCAACAAGCGCATAATGAAAAACTGCAATTTGACGCAAGCTATTTACCATATGAAAATGCCTATATCGCAGGCACAGATGAAGCGGGAAGAGGACCACTTGCAGGACCAGTCGTAACAGCGGCCGTTATATTGCCGAATTATTGTCAGGAACTGCTTGGCGTAAACGATTCCAAACAATTATCAAAAGAAAAACGCAATCAGTTTGCTGAACGGATCAAAAAATATGCACTTTATTATTCAGTTCATTTTCAAAGTGCCGAAGAAATTGACCGCCTCAATATTTATGAAGCAACACGACAGTCGATGTTAAAAAGTATCGAAACACTCGGCGTCACACCAAATTTCATATTGGCCGATGCGATGACGCTTTCGACATCGATTCCGCAAGCATCCATCATAAAGGGAGATGCTCGCAGCCTGGCAATTGCAGCAGCGTCCATTTTAGCGAAAACGGCACGTGATGACTATATGGAAAAACTGGACCT
This genomic window from Solibacillus sp. FSL R5-0449 contains:
- a CDS encoding ribonuclease HII, whose product is MKTIKEITEALKTAAQIEPWMDDIVKDERAGVQKAWMQFQKRLEKIEALQQAHNEKLQFDASYLPYENAYIAGTDEAGRGPLAGPVVTAAVILPNYCQELLGVNDSKQLSKEKRNQFAERIKKYALYYSVHFQSAEEIDRLNIYEATRQSMLKSIETLGVTPNFILADAMTLSTSIPQASIIKGDARSLAIAAASILAKTARDDYMEKLDLEYPQYGFAQHAGYGTKQHLEAIAQYGPTDHHRKTFEPIKSMLQRRE
- the ylqF gene encoding ribosome biogenesis GTPase YlqF — protein: MTIQWFPGHMAKARRQVSESLKLVDIVFELVDARLPLSSRNPMIDEVIHQKPRLLILNKQDMADEQETRRWIQYFADRGFKAVAINSLEGKGLQAVTKAAQEILAEKWERMKSKGMKPRAIRAMIVGIPNVGKSTLINRLAKKNLAKTGNMPGVTKAQQWIKVGKEIELLDTPGILWPKFEDQEVGYKLALTGAIKDTITNMEDLAVYGLRFLEKHYPTRMDERYKISSVSEELVETFDAIGKLRRVFGQGGEIDYDQVSVLVVRDIREQNLGKLTFDFVSEQLEKEQLEEAIALENEERRKKTAALNRQKKQESNE